In Numida meleagris isolate 19003 breed g44 Domestic line unplaced genomic scaffold, NumMel1.0 unplaced_Scaffold528, whole genome shotgun sequence, the genomic window CTGTgacatctgtctgtctgcctgtctcCTGTCTGTCCGTCTCCCCGCAGACGACCGCACGCTGGTCTTCGAGCAGCGCGGGCCCCTCCTCCTGGTGTCGGTGTCATGCGGCCCCCAGCCCCCGTGGCAGCTGCACCGCGAGCTGGCCCTGGTGCACGAGCAGATCCTCAGCCTCCTCACCCGCGATGGCATCGCTTGCGTCTTCACCCACCGCCGCGGCTTCAACCTCCGCCATCTCCTGTCTGGCGCCGAATCCGTCCTGGACCGGCTGCTGAGTGGCACCACGGCCAACAGGCGGCTGCTTCTCGGGGCGCTGCAGGCGATGCTGCTCCCCAGCGTCCTGCGGAGGGCACTGTCAGCCACGTTGTGCCGGGCGGCGATGGCGAGCGTCCCGGCGCTGGTGTTGGCGTTGGTGGCCATCGGGAGACACTTGGTGATGGTGGCGAGGCAGCGGGCCTTGGCCGAAGGGGGAGAGCTGAGCGCCAGTGACATCCACCTGGTGCTCAACCTGCTCAAGGTGAGCGTGGCAGGATCGGGGCTGGGCCCGGATATCGGGGTGGGGATCGGGTTGGGAGCGGTGGGGTGGCCGACGTGATGGCTTCCATACATGGTCACCATGGGTTGTTAGTTGGCCAACATGACCTCTTCCATTGGTGGCCACCTTGTGTCATTGGTTGGCCACCATGATACGTTCCTTTCATGGCAACCTTGGGGTTGTCAGTTGGCCATGATGGCGTCTTTCATTGGTGGCACCATGGGGTCACTGGTTGGCCATGATGGCATCTTCCATTGGTGGCAACCTTGGGGTGTTGGTTTGCTACCGGGCTGGTGGTCGGGTTGAGGGCAGTGGGTTGGTGAATGTGATGGCTTCCATATGTGGCCACTTTGGGTCGTTGGTTGGCCACCATGATGCATTCCATTCATGGCCATCTTGGGGTCATTGGTTGGCCATGATGGCATCTTCCATTGGTGACCACCTTGGGTCATTGGTTGGCCACCATGATGTGTTCCCTTCAGGGCAACCTTGGGGTGTTGGTTTGCTACCGGGGTGGTGGTCGGGTTGGGGGCAGTGGTTTGGCCAAAGTGATGGCTTCCATACGTGGCCACCATGGGGTGTTGGTTGGCCACCATGATGCGTTCCCTTCATGGCCACCGTGGGCTGTTGGTTTGCCATGATGGCGTCTTCCATTGGTGGCCACCTTGGGTCGTTGGTTGGCCACCATGATGTGTTCCATTCATGGCTACCATGGGGTCATTGGTTGGCCACCATGCTGTGTTCCATTCATGGCTACCATGGGGTCGTTGGTTGGCCATGATGATGCGTTCCATTCATGGTAACCTTGGGGTTGCTGGTTGGCCATGATGGCGTCTTCCATTAGTGGCCACCTTGGGTTGTTGGTTGGCCACCATGATGTGTTCCTTTCATGGCCATCTTCCGGTGTTTGTGACACCAGGTGACAAAGTGAAAACACCCAGAGGTGGCCACCCTCTTGTCCTCCATTATctcagctggggaaggagacaCACTGTTGTAGAGTCCTCTGTTGTTCATGCAGTGTTGATTGTGTCCGGGTGACAATGTCCAGGTGACACCAGATGACAAAGGGACAACACCCGGAGCTGGCCGCCATCTTGTCCTCCATTATCTCAACATGGGAAGAGGACACGCTGTTGTTGAGTCCTCATTTGTTCATGTAGCATTGATGGTGTCCGGGTGACAATGTCCAGGTGACACCGGGTGACAAATGGTGACACCGGGTGACAAAATGACAACACCCGCAGCTGACCGCCGTCTTGTCCTCCATTATCTCAGCTGGGGAAGGGGACACGCTGTTGTTGAGTCCTTATTTGTTCGTGTAGTGTTGATGGTGTCCGGGTGACACTATCCAGGTGACACCGGGTGACAAAGGGACAACACCCGGAGCTGACCACCATCTTGTCCTCCATTATCTCAGCTGGGGAAGGGGACACGCTGTTGTTGAGTGCTCATTTGTTCATGCAGCCTTGATGGCATCCAGGTGACAATGTCCAGGTGATACCGGGTGACAAAGGGACAACACCAGATGACAAAGGGACAACACCCGGAGCTGACCGCCATCTTGTCCTCCATTATCtcagctggggaaggggatgCGCTGTTGTTGTAGATTCCTCTGTTGTTCATGCAGCGTTGATGATTCCTGGTGACACCGGATGACACCAGTTGACACCGGGTGACACCAGCCCCCCAACAGCCGTACCTGAGCACTGTCCCATCCCCTGGCTGTCCCCACAGGTGGGCTCGGGCGAGGTATGGAGCCCCGTGTGCCTGCCCCGCTTCAACCCTGACGGTTTCTTCTACGCCTATGCGGCGGCGTTGGATGAAGGCCCCGGCGGCGGTGGTTCCAGTGCGGTGACTCTCATCCTCCTGCTGACGGAACGCNNNNNNNNNNNNNNNNNNNNNNNNNNNNNNNNNNNNNNNNNNNNNNNNNNNNNNNNNNNNNNNNNNNNNNNNNNNNNNNNNNNNNNNNNNNNNNNNNNNNNNNNNNNNNNNNNNNNNNNNNNNNNNNNNNNNNNNNNNNNNNNNNNNNNNNNNNNNNNNNNNNNNNNNNNNNNNNNNNNNNNNNNNNNNNNNNNNNNNNNNNNNNNNNNNNNNNNNNNNNNNNNNNNNNNNNNNNNNNNNNNNNNNNNNNNNNNNNNNNNNNNNNNNNNNNNNNNNNNNNNNNNNNNNNNNNNNNNNNNNNNNNNNNNNNNNNNNNNNNNNNNNNNNNNNNNNNNNNNNNNNNNNNNNNNNNNNNNNNNNNNNNNNNNNNNNNNNNNNNNNNNNNNNNNNNNNNNNNNNNNNNNNNNNNNNNNNNNNNNNNNNNNNNNNNNNNNNNNNNNNNNNNNNNNNNNNNNNNNNNNNNNNNNNNNNNNNNNNNNNNNNNNNNNNNNNNNNNNNNNNNNNNNNNNNNNNNNNNNNNNNNNNNNNNNNNNNNNNNNNNNNNNNNNNNNNNNNNNNNNNNNNNNNNNNNNNNNNNNNNNNNNNNNNNNNNNNNNNNNNNNNNNNNNNNNNNNNNNNNNNNNNNNNNNNNNNNNNNNNNNNNNNNNNNNNNNNNNNNNNNNNNNNNNNNNNNNNNNNNNNNNNNNNNNNNNNNNNNNNNNNNNNNNNNNNNNNNNNNNNNNNNNNNNNNNNNNNNNNNNNNNNNNNNNNNNNNNNNNNNNNNNNNNNNNNNNNNNNNNNNNNNNNNNNNNNNNNNNNNNNNNNNNNNNNNNNNNNNNNNNNNNNNNNNNNNNNNNNNNNNNNNNNNNNNNNNNNNNNNNNNNNNNNNNNNNNNNNNNNNNNNNNNNNNNNNNNNNNNNNNNNNNNNNNNNNNNNNNNNNNNNNNNNNNNNNNNNNNNNNNNNNNNNNNNNNNNNNNNNNNNNNNNNNNNNNNNNNNNNNNNNNNNNNNNNNNNNNNNNNNNNNNNNNNNNNNNNNNNNNNNNNNNNNNNNNNNNNNNNNNNNNNNNNNNNNNNNNNNNNNNNNNNNNNNNNNNNNNNNNNNNNNNNNNNNNNNNNNNNNNNNNNNNNNNNNNNNNNNNNNNNNNNNNNNNNNNNNNNNNNNNNNNNNNNNNNNNNNNNNNNNNNNNNNNNNNNNNNNNNNNNNNNNNNNNNNNNNNNNNNNNNNNNNNNNNNNNNNNNNNNNNNNNNNNNNNNNNNNNNNNNNNNNNNNNNNNNNNNNNNNNNNNNNNNNNNNNNNNNNNNNNNNNNNNNNNNNNNNNNNNNNNNNNNNNNNNNNNNNNNNNNNNNNNNNNNNNNNNNNNNNNNNNNNNNNNNNNNNNNNNNNNNNNNNNNNNNNNNNNNNNNNNNNNNNNNNNNNNNNNNNNNNNNNNNNNNNNNNNNNNNNNNNNNNNNNNNNNNNNNNNNNNNNNNNNNNNNNNNNNNNNNNNNNNNNNNNNNNNNNNNNNNNNNNNNNNNNNNNNNNNNNNNNNNNNNNNNNNNNNNNNNNNNNNNNNNNNNNNNNNNNNNNNNNNNNNNNNNNNNNNNNNNNNNNNNNNNNNNNNNNNNNNNNNNNNNNNNNNNNNNNNNNNNNNNNNNNNNNNNNNNNNNNNNNNNNNNNNNNNNNNNNNNNNNNNNNNNNNNNNNNNNNNNNNNNNNNNNNNNNNNNNNNNNNNNNNNNNNNNNNNNNNNNNNNNNNNNNNNNNNNNNNNNNNNNNNNNNNNNNNNNNNNNNNNNNNNNNNNNNNNNNNNNNNNNNNNNNNNNNNNNNNNNNNNNNNNNNNNNNNNNNNNNNNNNNNNNNNNNNNNNNNNNNNNNNNNNNNNNNNNNNNNNNNNNNNNNNNNNNNNNNNNNNNNNNNNNNNNNNNNNNNNNNNNNNNNNNNNNNNNNNNNNNNNNNNNNNNNNNNNNNNNNNNNNNNNNNNNNNNNNNNNNNNNNNNNNNNNNNNNNNNNNNNNNNNNNNNNNNNNNNNNNNNNNNNNNNNNNNNNNNNNNNNNNNNNNNNNNNNNNNNNNNNNNNNNNNNNNNNNNNNNNNNNNNNNNNNNNNNNNNNNNNNNNNNNNNNNNNNNNNNNNNNNNNNNNNNNNNNNNNNNNNNNNNNNNNNNNNNNNNNNNNNNNNNNNNNNNNNNNNNNNNNNNNNNNNNNNNNNNNNNNNNNNNNNNNNNNNNNNNNNNNNNNNNNNNNNNNNNNNNNNNNNNNNNNNNNNNNNNNNNNNNNNNNNNNNNNNNNNNNNNNNNNNNNNNNNNNNNNNNNNNNNNNNNNNNNNNNNNNNNNNNNNNNNNNNNNNNNNNNNNNNNNNNNNNNNNNNNNNNNNNNNNNNNNNNNNNNNNNNNNNNNNNNNNNNNNNNNNNNNNNNNNNNNNNNNNNNNNNNNNNNNNNNNNNNNNNNNNNNNNNNNNNNNNNNNNNNNNNNNNNNNNNNNNNNNNNNNNNNNNNNNNNNNNNNNNNNNNNNNNNNNNNNNNNNNNNNNNNNNNNNNNNNNNNNNNNNNNNNNNNNNNNNNNNNNNNNNNNNNNNNNNNNNNNNNNNNNNNNNNNNNNNNNNNNNNNNNNNNNNNNNNNNNNNNNNNNNNNNNNNNNNNNNNNNNNNNNNNNNNNNNNNNNNNNNNNNNNNNNNNNNNNNNNNNNNNNNNNNNNNNNNNNNNNNNNNNNNNNNNNNNNNNNNNNNNNNNNNNNNNNNNNNNNNNNNNNNNNNNNNNNNNNNNNNNNNNNNNNNNNNNNNNNNNNNNNNNNNNNNNNNNNNNNNNNNNNNNNNNNNNNNNNNNNNNNNNNNNNNNNNNNNNNNNNNNNNNNNNNNNNNNNNNNNNNNNNNNNNNNNNNNNNNNNNNNNNNNNNNNNNNNNNNNNNNNNNNNNNNNNNNNNNNNNNNNNNNNNNNNNNNNNNNNNNNNNNNNNNNNNNNNNNNNNNNNNNNNNNNNNNNNNNNNNNNNNNNNNNNNNNNNNNNNNNNNNNNNNNNNNNNNNNNNNNNNNNNNNNNNNNNNNNNNNNNNNNNNNNNNNNNNNNNNNNNNNNNNNNNNNNNNNNNNNNNNNNNNNNNNNNNNNNNNNNNNNNNNNNNNNNNNNNNNNNNNNNNNNNNNNNNNNNNNNNNNNNNNNNNNNNNNNNNNNNNNNNNNNNNNNNNNNNNNNNNNNNNNNNNNNNNNNNNNNNNNNNNNNNNNNNNNNNNNNNNNNNNNNNNNNNNNNNNNNNNNNNNNNNNNNNNNNNNNNNNNNNNNNNNNNNNNNNNNNNNNNNNNNNNNNNNNNNNNNNNNNNNNNNNNNNNNNNNNNNNNNNNNNNNNNNNNNNNNNNNNNNNNNNNNNNNNNNNNNNNNNNNNNNNNNNNNNNNNNNNNNNNNNNNNNNNNNNNNNNNNNNNNNNNNNNNNNNNNNNNNNNNNNNNNNNNNNNNNNNNNNNNNNNNNNNNNNNNNNNNNNNNNNNNNNNNNNNNNNNNNNNNNNNNNNNNNNNNNNNNNNNNNNNNNNNNNNNNNNNNNNNNNNNNNNNNNNNNNNNNNNNNNNNNNNNNNNNNNNNNNNNNNNNNNNNNNNNNNNN contains:
- the LOC110391820 gene encoding vacuolar fusion protein MON1 homolog B-like, which codes for DICLSACLLSVRLPADDRTLVFEQRGPLLLVSVSCGPQPPWQLHRELALVHEQILSLLTRDGIACVFTHRRGFNLRHLLSGAESVLDRLLSGTTANRRLLLGALQAMLLPSVLRRALSATLCRAAMASVPALVLALVAIGRHLVMVARQRALAEGGELSASDIHLVLNLLKVGSGEVWSPVCLPRFNPDGFFYAYAAALDEGPGGGGSSAVTLILLLTELEERQAELQALWQQQQVADL